In the genome of Cellvibrio sp. KY-YJ-3, one region contains:
- a CDS encoding TetR/AcrR family transcriptional regulator, with product MTVNKCDLILAATLKLLASRGFHGFSIRDVAKEAGVATGTVYLYFEDREDLIKKLHSQIIATVGEEVFIAVEKDMSLYQQFQGMCRRFWSLFQQQPEMILSKGQFDHLPADLLRSRHEEAKVVLEPLFTFFIRGREQQVLKNFPDEILFSLAFEPYFEIARKSLQGFVTVDEAMLEQIIHASWDSIAVKPTA from the coding sequence ATGACAGTGAATAAATGCGATCTAATTCTTGCAGCGACATTAAAGCTGCTGGCGAGCCGTGGTTTTCACGGCTTTTCAATCCGCGATGTCGCGAAAGAGGCTGGGGTTGCTACCGGTACTGTGTATTTGTATTTCGAGGATCGCGAAGACTTGATCAAGAAATTACACAGCCAAATTATTGCAACCGTCGGTGAAGAGGTATTTATCGCCGTGGAGAAGGATATGTCTTTGTATCAACAGTTTCAGGGTATGTGTCGGCGTTTCTGGAGTTTATTCCAGCAGCAACCGGAGATGATTTTAAGCAAAGGGCAGTTTGATCATTTACCTGCAGATCTATTGCGCAGTCGTCACGAGGAGGCAAAAGTGGTGCTGGAGCCGCTGTTTACCTTTTTCATCCGTGGGCGCGAACAGCAAGTGTTAAAAAATTTTCCGGATGAAATTTTATTCTCGCTGGCGTTTGAACCTTATTTTGAAATCGCGCGCAAATCCCTGCAGGGGTTTGTCACTGTTGATGAGGCAATGTTGGAGCAAATTATTCATGCCAGTTGGGATTCTATCGCGGTTAAACCCACTGCGTGA
- a CDS encoding aminotransferase class V-fold PLP-dependent enzyme, with translation MRKPVYLDYAATTPVAPEVAALMAQCLTLEGTFANPASRSHVYGWQAEELVEEARAQVAQLINADPREIVWTSGATEANNLALKGIAESYRANNASGGHIVVSAIEHKAVLDPASWLETQGFGVTRLLPDSDGIVTVDALAAALQADTFLVSIMQVNNELGCINDIKSLAAICGMRGILFHCDAAQSAGKIALDVKDLGVDLLSLSAHKFYGPKGVGALYVKRAANVKVAAQIHGGGHERGMRSGTLATHQLVGIGAAAKLAQEHLVRDAERIKSLRDHLWQALADLPGVKRNGSSEFCVSGILNVAFGNTDGEMLLLSLRDLAISSGSACNSASMSPSYVLKAIGLSDENAQASLRFSIGRYTTAEEIEFAIEHLRSVISKLHKA, from the coding sequence TTGCGTAAGCCAGTGTACTTAGATTATGCCGCCACCACCCCGGTTGCACCGGAAGTGGCGGCGCTTATGGCGCAGTGCCTGACGTTGGAAGGCACCTTTGCCAACCCCGCCTCGCGCTCCCATGTGTATGGCTGGCAGGCGGAAGAGTTGGTGGAAGAAGCGCGCGCGCAAGTGGCGCAACTTATTAATGCCGATCCGCGTGAAATCGTTTGGACCAGTGGCGCGACTGAGGCCAACAATCTGGCCTTGAAAGGTATTGCGGAAAGCTATCGGGCGAACAATGCCAGCGGCGGACATATTGTGGTCTCGGCGATTGAGCATAAAGCGGTACTTGATCCCGCTTCATGGCTTGAAACCCAGGGGTTTGGCGTCACCCGGTTGCTGCCTGATAGCGATGGTATTGTGACTGTCGATGCGCTCGCCGCAGCCCTGCAAGCCGACACTTTTTTAGTCAGTATCATGCAGGTCAACAATGAGTTGGGTTGCATTAACGACATCAAATCCCTCGCGGCTATTTGCGGTATGCGCGGGATTTTATTTCACTGCGATGCCGCGCAAAGTGCCGGAAAAATCGCGCTGGATGTTAAAGATCTCGGCGTGGATTTGCTCTCGCTGTCGGCGCACAAATTTTATGGCCCCAAGGGTGTGGGCGCGCTCTATGTGAAACGCGCTGCCAATGTAAAAGTGGCTGCGCAAATTCACGGCGGCGGTCACGAGCGCGGTATGCGCTCGGGTACTTTGGCAACCCATCAGTTGGTGGGCATAGGTGCGGCAGCCAAATTGGCACAGGAACATCTTGTTAGGGATGCCGAACGTATTAAAAGCCTGCGCGATCATTTATGGCAGGCGCTTGCCGATTTACCCGGCGTTAAACGCAATGGCTCCAGTGAATTCTGTGTGAGTGGAATTTTAAATGTCGCCTTTGGTAATACCGATGGTGAAATGCTGCTGTTATCGCTGCGCGACCTGGCTATTTCCAGTGGTTCAGCCTGTAACTCGGCCAGTATGTCGCCCAGTTATGTGCTCAAAGCGATTGGGTTGAGCGATGAAAATGCGCAAGCCTCATTGCGTTTTAGTATTGGCCGTTACACCACGGCGGAAGAAATTGAATTTGCGATTGAACATCTGCGCAGTGTCATCAGCAAACTGCATAAGGCCTAG
- a CDS encoding efflux RND transporter periplasmic adaptor subunit codes for MMLPNLFTASGRPVHLAAAGLIALLIAGCDGAKPGAGMAAPGVPEVGVIQVASSDVPLQTELPGRTTAYRKAEVRPQVSGIIQKRLFTEGAEIKAGTALYQIDPATYQAALSSAQAELSRSQATLAAAAARESRYKNLAAIKAISQQDYDDALATLNQAKAGVSVAKAAVETANINLKYTRVLAPIDGAISKSAVTEGALVNAGQADVLANIQQLDPIYVDVSQSADELLQLRRQMKSGQVAAADSAKVRLLLDDGSVYEHEGTLQFAEVGVNESTGTVNLRAQFPNPDRLLLPGMFVRTQVEEGVRSNAILVSQRGITRDRTGAATAMVVNTEGVVELRQLTVGRAIGDQWLVLEGLAVGDQVIVEGLQKVKPGTPAKAVPASGSKVSGE; via the coding sequence ATGATGTTACCCAACCTTTTTACCGCTTCCGGGCGCCCGGTACATTTGGCCGCTGCAGGCCTGATTGCCCTATTAATCGCGGGCTGCGATGGCGCCAAACCTGGCGCAGGTATGGCAGCGCCCGGTGTTCCCGAGGTTGGCGTGATACAGGTGGCTAGCAGCGATGTGCCGCTGCAAACTGAATTGCCCGGTCGCACCACTGCCTATCGCAAAGCGGAAGTACGTCCCCAGGTGAGCGGCATAATCCAGAAACGCTTGTTTACCGAGGGGGCAGAAATCAAGGCGGGCACAGCGCTGTATCAAATTGATCCGGCCACTTATCAAGCGGCGCTAAGTAGTGCCCAGGCGGAGTTATCGCGCAGTCAGGCTACGCTTGCAGCGGCGGCCGCACGTGAATCCCGTTACAAAAATTTGGCGGCGATAAAAGCGATAAGTCAGCAGGACTATGACGATGCACTCGCCACCCTGAATCAGGCAAAAGCCGGCGTGTCAGTAGCCAAAGCCGCGGTAGAGACGGCCAATATCAACCTGAAATACACCCGGGTTTTGGCGCCTATCGATGGTGCGATTAGCAAATCTGCTGTTACCGAAGGAGCATTGGTGAATGCCGGTCAGGCTGATGTGCTGGCGAATATCCAGCAATTGGATCCTATTTATGTGGATGTTTCCCAATCGGCTGACGAGCTGTTGCAATTGCGCCGTCAAATGAAAAGTGGTCAGGTTGCCGCCGCAGACTCCGCCAAGGTGCGTTTGCTTCTGGATGACGGCAGTGTTTACGAACACGAGGGTACGCTGCAATTTGCCGAGGTGGGGGTAAATGAATCCACCGGCACAGTGAACCTGCGCGCGCAATTTCCCAACCCGGATCGCCTGTTATTACCGGGTATGTTTGTACGCACCCAGGTAGAGGAGGGCGTTCGCAGTAATGCGATTTTGGTGTCCCAACGCGGAATCACTCGTGATCGAACAGGTGCAGCTACTGCCATGGTCGTGAATACCGAAGGTGTGGTTGAGCTGCGTCAGTTGACTGTCGGGCGTGCGATTGGCGATCAATGGTTGGTTCTGGAAGGTTTGGCAGTAGGCGATCAGGTTATTGTTGAAGGTCTGCAAAAAGTGAAACCCGGCACTCCGGCGAAAGCGGTTCCTGCATCTGGCAGCAAGGTTTCGGGGGAGTAA
- the iscR gene encoding Fe-S cluster assembly transcriptional regulator IscR, with translation MRLTTKGRYAVTAMLDLALHSDQGPVSLADISVRQGISLSYLEQLFARLRQFKLVKSVRGPGGGYQLMGSTAEISVAQVVDAVSESLDATRCEGKGNCHEGEVCLTHHLWENLSEQIHRFLSDITLADLVARKDIRAVSERQNLRLRSAHSDDSHIAVNEIS, from the coding sequence ATGAGACTCACCACCAAAGGACGATATGCCGTCACGGCTATGCTGGACTTGGCGCTACACAGCGATCAGGGGCCGGTTAGTCTTGCCGATATTTCGGTGCGCCAGGGAATTTCCCTCTCCTACCTAGAGCAGCTATTTGCCCGCCTGCGCCAGTTCAAATTGGTAAAAAGTGTACGCGGCCCCGGCGGCGGCTATCAGCTGATGGGCAGCACTGCGGAAATTTCAGTGGCGCAAGTGGTGGATGCGGTGAGCGAATCGCTCGACGCCACTCGCTGTGAAGGGAAGGGCAACTGCCATGAAGGCGAGGTGTGCCTGACTCATCATTTGTGGGAAAACCTGAGCGAGCAAATTCACCGTTTCCTCAGCGACATCACCCTAGCCGATTTGGTGGCGCGCAAGGATATTCGCGCGGTCAGCGAGCGGCAAAACCTGCGTTTGCGCTCGGCTCATAGCGATGACAGCCATATAGCGGTCAATGAAATTAGTTAA
- the sufC gene encoding Fe-S cluster assembly ATPase SufC translates to MLRITDLFARVEEKEIIKGLNLTIKPGEVHAIMGPNGAGKSTLGNVLSGREGYEATSGSVTFNSKDLFELDIEERAREGLFLAFQYPVEIPGVSNMEFLKAAVDAKRKHHGQPELSAVEFMKLARETSKRVNLDQAFLKRGVNEGFSGGEKKRNEIMQMMLLEPSLCILDETDSGLDIDALQVVANGVNAMRSPERSFIVVTHYQRLLDYIVPDYVHVLANGRIVKTGGKELALELEEKGYSWLETEAV, encoded by the coding sequence ATGTTGCGCATTACTGATTTGTTTGCCCGCGTTGAAGAGAAAGAAATTATCAAAGGTTTGAATCTGACCATCAAACCCGGTGAGGTGCACGCCATCATGGGGCCTAACGGCGCAGGCAAAAGTACATTGGGTAATGTGTTGTCCGGCCGTGAGGGTTATGAAGCTACCAGCGGCAGTGTCACCTTTAATAGCAAGGATTTATTCGAACTGGACATTGAAGAGCGCGCCCGCGAAGGTTTGTTTTTGGCGTTTCAATATCCCGTTGAAATTCCCGGTGTGAGCAATATGGAATTTTTGAAAGCCGCGGTGGATGCCAAACGCAAACATCACGGCCAGCCGGAATTATCGGCAGTTGAATTTATGAAGCTCGCACGTGAAACCAGTAAACGGGTGAATTTGGATCAAGCTTTCTTAAAGCGCGGTGTCAACGAAGGTTTTTCCGGTGGCGAGAAAAAACGCAATGAAATTATGCAGATGATGTTGCTTGAACCGAGCCTGTGTATTCTCGATGAAACTGACTCGGGCCTGGATATCGACGCACTGCAAGTGGTAGCCAATGGCGTCAATGCCATGCGTTCGCCCGAGCGCAGTTTTATTGTAGTGACCCACTACCAACGCCTGCTCGATTACATAGTGCCAGATTACGTACATGTATTGGCCAATGGTCGCATAGTCAAAACCGGCGGCAAAGAGTTGGCGCTGGAGCTGGAAGAGAAAGGCTACAGCTGGCTTGAAACTGAGGCGGTATAA
- a CDS encoding efflux RND transporter permease subunit translates to MARFFIDRPVFAWVISIIIMLAGALSIFKLPVAQYPDVAPPAVSISATYPGASAQTVQDTVIQIIEQGLTGIDNVQYMSSTSESSGRGEVTLTFLAGTDPDIAQVQVQNKLQTAMPLLPQEVQQQGIRVTKSSAGFLMVIGFVSGDGLMDRYDIADYVAANVQDQLSRVNGVGQITLFGSQYAMRIWLDANKLATYSLTSSDVATAIRAQNAQIAAGELGGTPALPGQEINASIVVQTRLSTTEEFGNILLRVNQDGSQIRLKDVSRIELGGENYQFETEYNNRPAAGIAITLASGANALDTANAVRQRIAELQGFFPQGLEIVYPYDTTPFVKLSIESVIHTLIEAIILVFLVMYLFLQNFRATLIPTIAVPVVLLGTFAVLSLFGFSINTLTMFAMVLAIGLLVDDAIVVVENVERVMAEEGLSPLEATRKSMQQITGALIGIALVLSAVFVPMAFFGGSTGVIYRQFSITIVSAMVLSVIVALTLTPALCATLLKPVSHDHYEKGGFFGWFNRTFNRATDGYQRSVGGMLGKTRRYMLIYGVIVLVLGLLFMRLPSSFLPDEDQGIMFTQMTLPVGATKERSMVVMDQIEKHYLENESANVRSVFSVIGFSFSGRGQNNGIAFVGMKDWSERTDESQHVQSIAARAMGAFSQIKDAMVFPFVPPAITQLGTSSGFNLQLQDLGGLGHEAMMQARNQFLGMAAQDTRLVGVRPNGQEDNPQFKLDVDQEKAAALGVSLSDINAIFSTVWAASYVNDFIDKGRVKKVFVQGDAQYRMLPEDVKNWYARNDKGEMVPFSAFTSGRWISGSPRLERYNGVPSLNIIGQGAPGVSSGDAMLAAEEIIAKLPAGIGYQWTGMSLQERESGNQAPLLYALSILIVFLCLAALYESWSVPFAVILVVPLGIIGAVVFAMARGLSNDVYFQVGLLTTIGLAAKNAILIVEFAKALYEQGMDLVQATMEAVRMRLRPIIMTSLAFMLGVTPLVISTGAGSGSQNAIGTGVFGGMFSATVLAIFFVPVFFVVVFRLAQRWFPAKVAAEKSAE, encoded by the coding sequence ATGGCTAGATTTTTTATCGATCGCCCGGTATTTGCCTGGGTTATTTCTATCATCATCATGCTGGCGGGAGCGCTATCCATCTTCAAGCTCCCGGTTGCCCAGTACCCTGATGTTGCCCCGCCGGCGGTCAGTATCAGTGCGACCTACCCCGGTGCGTCTGCACAGACAGTGCAGGATACGGTTATCCAGATTATCGAGCAGGGTTTAACCGGTATCGATAACGTGCAATACATGTCATCTACCAGTGAATCCAGTGGTCGCGGTGAAGTAACCCTCACTTTTTTGGCGGGCACCGATCCGGATATCGCTCAGGTTCAAGTGCAAAATAAGCTGCAAACAGCCATGCCTTTATTACCGCAGGAGGTGCAGCAACAAGGTATTCGGGTGACTAAATCCTCGGCCGGTTTCCTGATGGTGATCGGGTTTGTGTCCGGCGATGGCCTGATGGATAGGTATGACATCGCCGACTATGTTGCCGCCAACGTGCAAGATCAACTCAGCCGGGTAAATGGTGTTGGTCAGATCACGCTATTTGGTTCGCAATACGCCATGCGCATTTGGCTTGATGCCAATAAGCTCGCGACCTATAGCCTCACTAGTAGCGATGTGGCTACGGCGATTCGCGCACAAAATGCCCAAATTGCCGCTGGTGAATTAGGCGGTACCCCAGCGCTGCCGGGACAGGAAATTAATGCCAGTATTGTGGTGCAAACACGCCTCTCTACTACAGAAGAGTTTGGCAACATCCTGCTGCGCGTCAATCAGGATGGTTCCCAAATTCGCCTGAAAGATGTCTCCCGCATTGAGTTGGGTGGCGAAAACTATCAATTTGAAACCGAATATAACAACCGTCCGGCAGCGGGTATTGCTATCACCCTGGCTTCTGGCGCCAACGCGCTGGATACGGCTAATGCCGTGCGCCAGCGTATTGCAGAACTGCAGGGTTTTTTCCCGCAAGGGTTGGAAATTGTTTACCCCTACGACACCACACCCTTCGTAAAACTTTCGATTGAGTCGGTCATCCATACGTTGATTGAAGCGATCATCCTGGTGTTTTTGGTGATGTATCTGTTCCTACAGAACTTCCGCGCCACCTTGATTCCCACCATCGCGGTCCCGGTAGTATTGCTGGGGACTTTTGCGGTGCTCTCGCTGTTTGGTTTTTCGATTAATACCCTCACCATGTTTGCGATGGTACTGGCGATTGGCTTGCTGGTAGATGATGCCATTGTGGTGGTGGAAAACGTCGAGCGGGTAATGGCGGAGGAGGGGCTCTCGCCGCTGGAGGCGACACGCAAATCCATGCAGCAAATTACCGGTGCGTTGATTGGTATCGCCTTGGTGTTATCAGCGGTGTTTGTGCCTATGGCTTTTTTTGGCGGTTCGACTGGCGTTATCTACCGCCAGTTCTCCATCACGATCGTGTCGGCGATGGTGTTGTCAGTGATTGTTGCGCTTACCCTTACGCCCGCACTCTGCGCCACTTTGCTCAAACCGGTGAGTCATGATCACTATGAAAAAGGCGGTTTTTTTGGTTGGTTTAATCGCACCTTTAATCGCGCCACCGACGGCTACCAGCGCAGTGTGGGTGGCATGCTCGGCAAAACCCGTCGCTACATGCTGATTTATGGGGTGATTGTATTGGTATTGGGTCTGTTGTTTATGCGCTTGCCCAGCTCATTTTTGCCCGATGAAGACCAGGGCATTATGTTCACCCAAATGACCTTGCCCGTGGGGGCGACCAAAGAGCGGTCCATGGTGGTGATGGATCAAATAGAAAAACACTACCTGGAAAATGAATCGGCCAATGTCCGCTCGGTATTTTCGGTGATTGGTTTCAGCTTTAGCGGGCGCGGTCAAAATAACGGCATTGCGTTTGTGGGTATGAAGGATTGGAGTGAGCGTACCGATGAATCCCAGCATGTACAAAGTATTGCCGCGCGTGCCATGGGCGCCTTCTCACAAATCAAAGATGCAATGGTATTCCCCTTTGTGCCACCTGCGATTACCCAGCTAGGTACGTCATCGGGGTTTAATCTGCAGTTGCAGGATTTAGGTGGATTAGGTCATGAGGCGATGATGCAGGCGCGCAACCAGTTTTTGGGGATGGCCGCGCAGGATACCCGTCTGGTGGGCGTGCGCCCCAATGGTCAGGAGGATAATCCGCAGTTCAAATTGGATGTGGATCAGGAAAAAGCGGCTGCTTTGGGTGTGTCGCTCAGCGATATCAATGCCATTTTTTCCACAGTGTGGGCGGCGTCCTACGTCAATGACTTTATCGATAAAGGCCGGGTGAAAAAGGTATTTGTGCAGGGTGACGCCCAATATCGCATGCTGCCGGAAGACGTTAAAAATTGGTACGCGCGCAATGACAAAGGTGAAATGGTGCCATTTTCAGCATTCACTTCAGGGCGCTGGATCTCAGGTTCACCGCGTCTTGAGCGCTACAACGGGGTGCCGTCGCTGAATATTATCGGCCAGGGGGCGCCGGGTGTAAGTTCGGGTGATGCGATGTTGGCTGCCGAGGAGATTATCGCCAAACTGCCTGCCGGTATAGGCTATCAATGGACTGGTATGTCGCTGCAAGAACGCGAGTCGGGCAATCAGGCGCCGCTGCTTTATGCCTTGTCTATTTTGATTGTATTCCTGTGTCTGGCTGCACTCTATGAGAGCTGGTCGGTACCTTTTGCGGTGATTCTGGTGGTGCCGTTGGGGATTATCGGGGCGGTGGTATTTGCCATGGCGCGCGGCCTGTCTAACGATGTGTATTTCCAGGTTGGTTTGCTGACTACCATCGGGCTTGCGGCTAAAAATGCCATTTTGATTGTGGAATTTGCCAAAGCGCTCTACGAGCAGGGTATGGATTTGGTGCAGGCGACTATGGAAGCGGTGCGTATGCGTTTGCGCCCCATCATTATGACCTCGCTGGCATTTATGCTTGGTGTGACACCACTGGTGATTAGCACGGGAGCGGGTTCAGGTAGCCAGAATGCGATCGGCACTGGGGTATTTGGCGGTATGTTCTCGGCCACGGTGCTTGCGATTTTCTTTGTGCCGGTATTTTTTGTTGTAGTGTTTCGCTTGGCTCAGCGCTGGTTCCCGGCGAAAGTTGCCGCCGAAAAATCAGCTGAGTAA
- the trmJ gene encoding tRNA (cytosine(32)/uridine(32)-2'-O)-methyltransferase TrmJ: MSAQPFANIRIVLVNTSHPGNIGGAARAMKNMGLSRLYLVAPQEFPSDKAVWRSAGATDVLDDAVVVETLDEAIAGCSLVVGTSARERRIPWPLLDPRQCGENVWAEAGSHEVAIVFGREDRGLTNEELHKCNYHVHIPANPDYSSLNLATAVQVISYEVRMAYLSAVEGNTLPQHQWDMPPVEAQVMESYYEHLEQTLAELDFLDRDNPKQTMTRLRRLYNRVRMDQMEFNILRGVLTAVQNYIHYSGKVMTKFGQQPGLENMRELTKDVKAADKSAE; this comes from the coding sequence ATGTCCGCCCAGCCTTTTGCCAACATCCGCATTGTTTTGGTTAATACCAGTCACCCGGGCAATATCGGTGGTGCCGCGCGTGCGATGAAAAACATGGGGCTGTCGCGCCTGTACCTGGTTGCACCCCAGGAATTCCCTTCTGATAAAGCCGTATGGCGCTCCGCCGGTGCAACCGATGTGTTGGATGACGCGGTAGTGGTTGAAACACTTGATGAAGCTATTGCTGGCTGCAGCTTGGTGGTTGGCACCAGCGCCCGTGAGCGCCGTATTCCCTGGCCCTTGCTGGACCCGCGCCAATGTGGCGAAAACGTGTGGGCGGAAGCGGGTAGCCATGAGGTGGCGATTGTGTTCGGCCGTGAAGATCGCGGGCTGACCAACGAAGAGCTGCATAAGTGCAACTATCACGTGCATATCCCTGCCAATCCCGATTACAGCTCACTCAATCTCGCCACCGCCGTACAGGTAATTAGCTACGAAGTGCGTATGGCTTATTTATCTGCCGTTGAAGGAAATACTCTGCCGCAGCATCAATGGGATATGCCACCGGTGGAAGCCCAGGTGATGGAGAGTTATTACGAACATCTCGAGCAGACTTTGGCGGAGTTGGATTTTCTGGATCGCGATAACCCCAAACAGACCATGACCCGTTTGCGTCGCCTTTATAACCGTGTGCGCATGGATCAAATGGAGTTCAATATTCTGCGTGGTGTGCTCACGGCGGTACAAAACTACATCCATTACAGCGGCAAGGTGATGACCAAGTTTGGTCAGCAGCCGGGTTTGGAGAATATGCGTGAACTCACCAAGGATGTAAAAGCGGCTGATAAATCCGCCGAATAG
- the sufB gene encoding Fe-S cluster assembly protein SufB produces MSEQVEQLIKKEYAAGFHTTIDTETLPPGLNEDVIRFISAKKNEPEWLLEWRLKAYQSWLEMTEPEWAHVKYDDIDFQAVSYYSAPKSMDSKPKSLDEVDPELLRTYEKLGIPLHEQAALAGVAMDVVFDSVSVVTTFREKLLEVGVIFCSISEAVHKYPELIKKYIGSVVPQKDNYYAALNSAVFSDGSFVYIPKGVRCPMELSTYFRINEQNTGQFERTLIVADEGSHVSYLEGCTAPMRDENQLHAAVVELIALDNAEIKYSTVQNWYPGNEEGKGGIYNFVTKRGVCHTNAKISWTQVETGSAVTWKYPSCILRGDNSVGEFYSVALTNNYQQADTGTKMIHIGKNTRSTIISKGISAGKSSNAYRGLVRINPGAEGARNYTQCDSLLIGDKCGAHTFPYIESKNPSAVIEHEATTSKVSEDQMFLCQQRGLDAEKAVSMIVNGFCREVFKELPMEFAVEAGKLLEVSLEGSVG; encoded by the coding sequence ATGTCTGAACAAGTCGAACAGCTCATTAAGAAAGAATATGCCGCCGGTTTTCATACCACTATCGATACGGAAACCTTGCCGCCCGGTTTAAACGAGGACGTGATCCGTTTTATTTCGGCGAAAAAGAATGAGCCGGAGTGGCTGCTGGAGTGGCGCTTGAAAGCCTATCAGTCCTGGCTGGAAATGACTGAGCCAGAATGGGCGCACGTCAAATATGACGACATAGATTTCCAAGCGGTTTCCTATTATTCCGCGCCCAAATCCATGGATTCCAAACCCAAAAGTTTGGATGAAGTAGACCCGGAATTATTGCGCACTTATGAAAAGCTCGGCATTCCATTGCATGAGCAGGCCGCACTTGCCGGTGTGGCGATGGATGTGGTGTTTGACTCGGTGTCGGTAGTGACAACCTTTCGCGAAAAATTGCTCGAAGTCGGCGTGATTTTCTGTTCAATCAGCGAAGCGGTGCATAAGTATCCCGAATTGATTAAAAAATATATCGGCTCAGTGGTGCCGCAAAAAGACAACTATTACGCTGCGCTCAATTCCGCGGTGTTTTCCGACGGCTCATTTGTGTACATCCCCAAAGGGGTGCGCTGCCCGATGGAGTTGTCGACCTATTTTCGCATCAACGAACAAAATACCGGCCAGTTTGAACGCACATTAATTGTCGCCGATGAAGGCTCCCATGTAAGTTATTTGGAAGGCTGTACTGCGCCCATGCGCGATGAAAATCAATTGCACGCGGCAGTGGTGGAGTTGATTGCACTCGACAATGCCGAAATCAAATATTCCACAGTACAAAACTGGTATCCGGGCAATGAAGAGGGCAAAGGTGGTATTTACAACTTTGTTACCAAGCGCGGCGTGTGCCACACCAATGCCAAAATTTCCTGGACGCAAGTTGAAACCGGTTCGGCGGTGACTTGGAAATACCCCAGCTGTATTTTGCGCGGTGATAACAGTGTGGGTGAATTTTATTCCGTGGCGCTGACTAATAATTATCAGCAGGCTGACACCGGCACCAAGATGATCCATATCGGAAAAAATACTCGTTCCACGATTATTTCCAAAGGGATTTCTGCCGGTAAAAGTTCCAATGCTTATCGCGGTTTGGTGCGTATCAACCCTGGCGCGGAAGGTGCGCGCAATTACACCCAGTGCGATTCATTGTTAATCGGTGATAAGTGTGGTGCGCATACATTTCCCTATATCGAAAGCAAAAATCCGAGTGCGGTAATTGAACATGAGGCGACCACCTCCAAGGTGAGTGAAGATCAAATGTTCCTCTGCCAGCAGCGCGGCCTGGATGCTGAAAAAGCGGTATCCATGATTGTGAATGGTTTTTGTCGTGAAGTATTTAAAGAGCTGCCGATGGAATTTGCCGTCGAAGCGGGCAAGTTATTGGAAGTGAGCCTTGAAGGTTCTGTAGGCTAA
- a CDS encoding inositol monophosphatase family protein gives MEPMLTIALRAGRKAAELIERAFERVDLLTIETKSRNDYVTEVDKAAEKEIIYHLRKAYPDHSIRGEEGGHQPGKNPDYEWIIDPLDGTTNFIHGVPHFSISIACKYKGQIEHAVVIDPIKREEFTASRGRGAALNGRRLRVSARRSLEGALIGTGIPFSGYALEHIGPYLACVQEIAGQTSGIRRCGSAALDLAYVAAGRFDAFWEMNLNEWDIAGGILLVKEAGGLISDFNGGGDYLETGHIVCGAPKVFKPILQIVQKNLGHLK, from the coding sequence ATGGAACCCATGTTAACGATTGCCTTGCGCGCTGGGCGCAAAGCTGCCGAATTGATTGAACGCGCCTTTGAACGCGTTGATTTATTGACCATCGAAACCAAAAGCCGCAACGACTATGTCACTGAAGTTGATAAAGCCGCGGAAAAAGAAATCATTTATCACCTCCGTAAAGCCTACCCCGATCACAGCATCCGCGGTGAAGAAGGCGGCCACCAACCCGGCAAGAATCCCGACTACGAATGGATTATTGACCCACTCGATGGCACCACCAATTTTATTCACGGGGTTCCGCACTTCTCCATCTCCATCGCTTGCAAATACAAAGGCCAGATCGAACACGCCGTTGTTATAGACCCTATTAAACGCGAAGAATTTACTGCTAGCCGTGGCCGTGGCGCCGCACTCAATGGTCGTCGCCTGCGCGTTTCTGCCCGCCGCAGCCTTGAAGGTGCATTGATTGGCACCGGCATTCCTTTTAGCGGTTACGCCCTGGAACATATCGGCCCCTACCTCGCCTGCGTGCAGGAAATTGCCGGGCAAACTTCCGGCATCCGCCGTTGTGGCTCAGCGGCACTGGATCTAGCCTATGTAGCAGCCGGCCGTTTTGATGCTTTCTGGGAAATGAATTTAAACGAGTGGGATATAGCGGGCGGGATATTGCTGGTGAAAGAAGCCGGCGGCCTGATCAGCGACTTTAATGGCGGCGGCGATTATCTGGAAACCGGCCATATTGTTTGTGGTGCTCCCAAGGTGTTTAAACCGATTCTGCAAATCGTGCAAAAAAATCTGGGCCATTTGAAATAA